The region CTTTCCAGAGTCGGTGGCATCTTTGGCAGACACGGTCCTTTGGCCGTCAAACCAatcccagcccctccagcatTACCCTGCAGTGCAATCTCATGACCTGTTTTTCTTCTCGCAAGAGAAGACAGCTTCACATGTTGGGAGGATGCTCGCACACCCATGCTGTCCCACAGCCCACAAGGACTGCCTTCATCCCGGAGAGAAGGTGGctgcagaaaggaggagggTTAGAAATGACTTTCATGTAAGTGTAAAtaaatcacggaatcacagaatcaatgaggttggaagagccctctgggctcatcgagtccaaccattgccctgacaccaccatggcaactagaccagggcactaagtgccatgtccagtcttttcttaaacccctccagagatggggactccaccacctccctgggcagccccttccaatggctaatgacccttgctgagaagaaatgcttcctaatgtccaacctgaacctcccctggccaagcttgaggctgtgtcctcttgtcctatcgctagttgcctgggagaagaggccgactcccacttcactacaacctcccttcaggtagttgtagactgcactaaggtcacctctgagcctcctcttctccaggctaaacacccccagctccctcagccgttcctcataggtcagaccctccagacccttcaccagcttggtcaccctcctcaggactcgctccaacacttcaacatctttcttgaagtgcggggccgacaactggacacagtaaaTACTCGGTTTCATCTTAgaccctcttctcccaggcaaccagcgataggacaagaggacacagcctcaagcttggccaggggagggtcaggttggacattaggaagcatttcttctcagcaagggtcgttagccattggaaggggctgcccagggaggtggtggagtcaccatctctggaggggtttaagaaaagcctggacatggcacttagaaccatggtctagttgccatggtggtgtcagggcaatggttggactcgatgagcccagaggcctcttccaacctgattgattctgtgattctgcaggTCTTATGCTGCATCCACCATTCAGCAAGAGGTATTTTACTTCTCAGCTGGCATTATTTGCAGCAAAGGTAGCGTCATACCCACCTTTAAGGGTGGAGGCTGGGAATTCCTGCTCTTTTAAAGTGTAACTATatacaatgattttttttttgtgcaaactTACACAAACTTACAGAGTGTTACATCAATAAAACATTCATCCTAGTTCCACATCGCCTCCGGTCTCGAACCCAACACCGCCTCGGGCGGATTTCAGCCGAGGGCAGTCATGCTCTTGCTAGCTCAGGAAGAAGGTGAGAAGGTCTAGGCTGGAAAATGGCCCATGTTTTCCCCAGTCCTTAAGCAACGAGATGCAGAAGCGAAGGCAGAAATGCAGCCAGCAGCTTCATCAGATTAAAAACCTGTGGGTGCACAAACCTCAGGAGAAAACATCGATCCCACCCTGACGCTTTACTGAAAGCTGTTGCGACCGCAACCCTTCCATGACGTGATTGCGACGCCACGTCCAAAGGTCTCCTTCAATGTGGACGCAACAGACCACGTGTGATGCTGAAGGAGCTGAGCAGCGCTGCCAGGACGTGGACTCTGTTTTGGGGAGAGTTGACTGCCCAGTGAAGGCGAGGTTTGGGAAGCTGGAGGCGTGAGGGGTCCCatcaagcttttatttttggctgGGGACAAGCTCTAGCTCACCCGCGCTTCCGTCCAGCTCCGatttaaaagaggaaattaacacacaaaaccccctaaatatttctgtaatgttttaaaaagaagatttaaGACACTAGCCTGGTGCGTGGGGCTCTGAAATCTATTTGAAGAGGGCAAAAGAGGATACATTCAGCGTGTAAATCGAGTTTTTTGGGGTGTAGGCTCGCTCAGAGAGCGCCCGGCAGCCCACGTCTGGATGAAAGTCTGTCTGTTTaagactagacatggcacttagtgccatggtctagttgacatggtggtgtgagggcaatggttggactcgatgagcccagagggctcttccaacctcattgattgattctgtgattgattgattctgtgaaactcgCAGAAGCGCTGCGAGAAAGAAGGAAACTGTTTAGGGAAGTGTGACTCGGGCTCAAAGGATTAACCacggggaaggggcagggagaagggggcctgtgaaaataattataaCTCTCGATGCACTCGGGAAGTGCAGCTTTAGCTCaaaatgctggggaaaaaatggcGTGAATTCGGAGTAAAAGCTGTGGGTTTCCCTCCTGAGCTTATTTCACCGTAAAGGgtcaagaggacacagcctcaagcttcgccagaggaggttcaggttggacattaggaagaatttcttttcagaaagggtcattagccattggaaggggctgcccagggaggtggtggagtcaccatctctggaggggtttaagaaaagcctggacatggcacttagtgccctggtctagttgccatggtggtgtcagggcaatggttggactcgatgagcccagagggctcttccaacctcatcgattctgtgattctgtgatcgcTACTTCTCTCTGCGCCGCTCTTCTAGCTCCAGTCAAGGTTCTAATTAAttacttaatttctttccaaTTCACAGCTGGGTTACAGGAGCAGGATTCGGTTTGGGTCGAAAGCTCCTGCTTCAATCAGCACCTAACGAGGCTGCGGCACGGGAGAGGGCACAGAAAGCCATCGCCCACGGGCCGCAGcggggaggcagagcagggtcTAGCTGGCCCTAGGTCCGACTTTAAACCTCCAGTAGTTTGTGTGTTAAGGAGATACagagatagatatatatattaCGGAATCATTGCTATAGGATTTCTCAACAGGAAAGTGTCAATCTGTTGAAAtatagtatttaaaatatataaattttatccATTAAAATATacgatttctttttttttttttaaaaaaaaatccagttcaattaggaaaaaaacccgcCAGGGTCCTTGCAGTTATGCAAGTAtgctgggagagaaaaagaaaaccagttctcgggggtttttttaaccGTTTAAGATAGAGGGAGAAATTCAACCATTTTTTAAAGAGGAGAAATTTGGCAACGACCATTCTCTTCGATCAGCTCCATCTGTTTAAACGCATCGGCCCTCCTCCCTTCACTCCACGGGTGATGGCAAGTTTGCCCCAGCACTGTCCTTCAGTTACATCCTGAAAATACCCCTCGTCACCTGGCACACGGGTCAGCAAGATCGTTACCGCCGCAGCCCCTCCGCCCTGGATGAAGGTCCCTGCGGGCACCGAGGGTCCCCAGTGAATACTCTGCAAGGCAGCTTTCAAGGATCAAGCTGAGCTGATGGTTTTGAGCCTGATTACTGGAAATAATCAATGAAATTATTGTGCTGCTAATGGATGATGGGGAAGAACGTTAGAAACATGAAGAGCCTGGAGGATGGGCTGCCACTGAAGGCCACATCTGGGTAGAGAACACACGCTCCACCAAACCCAGGCTCCCAGCTTGCTCTGGTCCATGCCCGCCTTCATGCCTTGAAGTGGAAATTGTTAGTGCATCGTTCACCTGAGCTTTCTTAGTGGTTTGAACGTGAAGACAGCTAGCTCggagcaggggcagggcaggctTGCATCACGCCGAGCATCCGTGTGCCCACAGGCCGGGAGGGCTGGGCTCCCGTCCCAGCTCTACCGCCAACCCGTTGGGTGCCTGGGAGAGGACAGCGATGCGTCAGGTACCTCGGGATGCCTCCTCGGGCCGCTCTTGGACATGTAAGAACAGGTCTTAGGTGTGCTGAGAGAGCTCTTAACTGAGCAAGAAGCTGCAGGGTACGTGTCAGCGGGGAAAACGTCCTTCCCGAAATCACCTGGCCAGCATTTCCCTTTCTAGATTTCAATGTTAGTGGGAAGAACACGAAACCCTCTTGCCTCCgaagaggcagggactgggagaaaagctgcctggagaagaggaggctcagaggtgaccttagtgcagtctacaactacctgaagggaggttgtagcgcagtgggagtcggcctcttctcccaggcaaccagcgataggacaagaggacacagcctcaagcttggccaggggaggttcaggttggccatgaggaagcatttcttctcagcaagggtcattagccattggaaggggctgcccagggaggtggtggagtcaccatctctggaggggtttaagaaaagactggacatggcccttagtgccctggtctagttgccatggtggtgtcagggcaatggttggactcgatgatcccagagggctcttccaacctcattgattctgggattctgtgactcttTCTAGGACAGAAAAAGCCACTTTCCCCTCTGCAAGTAGAGCTCTGATTTCTCTTGGCATATTGAAGCGGCCAGGCAAGGAACAGACGAGGTCCTTATCCCGTACCTCATTTGCTGCTCACAGAACCCTCCTATCTGGGGTACCCAAACGCCACCGACTGCACGTAGAGGCGTTGCAGTGTATTCATGGGGACGACAGACGCTTCTTTCAGACCAACTGACCAGAAAggctggaggtttttttttcctcattctctcttttttttttcttaacctgaAAGGACTCTGGCTTCTCTCTGAACTGGACCTACAAATGTCTTACCACCAAAATGAGAAAACCATTGTGTGGGTGGAAGTATGacaaaaaatagttttcctctAAGATAATCTGATAAACCTCATTGTCCTCTAGAAAGGCAACATCGTCCACCAGCGCTACTTAGCACCCAACGTGCTCTTCGACCGCAGCAGATACCGATCGACTCTGACTTTCCGCCTCTCCACTGTCCTATTCTCGCTGTCGAAAATGCGCTGCAGATGCAGGGCCAAcctcctgtcctcctcctcttgctggAGCTTCTGCTCCATCTCCCGTACCAAGCGATCCTCCGGAGGCAACCCCACCTCCCCCGCCGCGTGCCTCAGTCTTTTGACGGAGCCGTTGTGCTCCAAGTGCTTCGTTTTACAGCGTCTTTTCCGGCCCCGTCTCAGCGACGGGGGCTGTTCCCCGATGATGTTCTCGACGGAGTTGCAGGTGCTGTTCTGCACGTTGATCAACTCGCTGTTGTTCAGgtatttcagctgctttttgccCGCTGGCTTGACGGGGACTCCTAGCGCGCTGTTGTCAGGCAGCGACGCGCTGACGCCCATGAGTCTTCTGCTCAGCATTTTTGGGCCAAGACTAAGACAGGATTTGTCCATGAGCGCGTTCGCTTTGAGGTCGGGGGCTTCAGCCACTCGTGTGTTTAGGGAGGCGACGTTCGATCTCGCATCTGGTTCAGCAGCGTTGTCGTCTATCGTTAAGGCTTGTGAATCTCTGTTCTTCTCACTCCCTCTTCCCAGCTTCGTTTCACTGATGGAAGGGAAGAAATCCAGCTCGGGGTGAGGGTCTCCTGTTGTGTCAGGTGGAAGGTGATCGTCCTGCATTTGTGGCTGCTCTTTAGTGCAAGTGCTGGAGTTGGTGACGTCAGGAACGGTAACGTCTTCCCCGGGCTCCGAAGCCAAGGACGTAAGGGTCGCTTTAGAGAGAGTCTTTTTGATCTGGCGCTCCTGAAATATCTGCTCCCATTTTTTCAGTATCCTAGGACTGGCCTCGTAGGTGGTCGGCTTCTGCAGGCTCCGGTTCAGGTTTCTCGGGGTGGACTTTATGATGAGAGGGCTCAGGACTCTGCCGTCAGGAAGCCTCTTTGGAGGAGTACACGGGGAGCAGACGATCGGCTTGAAGTGGTTGAGCTCTTCCGAGATGCTGTCGTTGCTCTCGGGGCTGATGGATCGCTCCGGCTTGTGCAGGGCCGAGAGGGACGAAACGGGGTTGAGAACCGGGCGTTTCTCTGCCGTCAGGTCTGGGGCGGAGAGGCAGCGGTTGTTTTGGGTGGACGACAAAACTCCAACCAGCGGCGTCGGCGTGCTGGTGATGGGTGGCACCTGCAAGGCAAGGCACCACAGCTCAAAATGATTGTCATTGAGAAGAATACAGATCAAGCATGCAGGAGGACAGGAGAACGTGTGGCTACCACgctcagctcctgcagcagacCAGCTGGAGAG is a window of Nyctibius grandis isolate bNycGra1 chromosome 2, bNycGra1.pri, whole genome shotgun sequence DNA encoding:
- the RNF169 gene encoding E3 ubiquitin-protein ligase RNF169 → MAAAAAGPGGRAAVPARRGRRRRGRAGAVAEEEEEVLAVAECPGCRQALAEAVTPPCRHPLCLACFQRCLQGPGLCCPLCRSRLSTRARRQQARAEPAATTAAGGGGEQRPPDQDFIFRAPIKLSKPGELREEYENQLRKLREEKLQEEKASEDLIHKFILDDVDAGKRKMEEQQKKDETLVLKVNQECFPERLSDSENEEPFQGKQTHRSAFVSKTSAYSFAFLSGNLTAKVERSRSCNDTIQERSKSRQRSAPANKTKVPPITSTPTPLVGVLSSTQNNRCLSAPDLTAEKRPVLNPVSSLSALHKPERSISPESNDSISEELNHFKPIVCSPCTPPKRLPDGRVLSPLIIKSTPRNLNRSLQKPTTYEASPRILKKWEQIFQERQIKKTLSKATLTSLASEPGEDVTVPDVTNSSTCTKEQPQMQDDHLPPDTTGDPHPELDFFPSISETKLGRGSEKNRDSQALTIDDNAAEPDARSNVASLNTRVAEAPDLKANALMDKSCLSLGPKMLSRRLMGVSASLPDNSALGVPVKPAGKKQLKYLNNSELINVQNSTCNSVENIIGEQPPSLRRGRKRRCKTKHLEHNGSVKRLRHAAGEVGLPPEDRLVREMEQKLQQEEEDRRLALHLQRIFDSENRTVERRKVRVDRYLLRSKSTLGAK